A region from the Mucilaginibacter sp. CSA2-8R genome encodes:
- a CDS encoding ATP-binding protein, whose protein sequence is MQNNTSPDSVQTGELYTLQLPSTLDSITVLENLIEEIADKFKVSEDAFANMMTCLNEAANNAIVHGNKLDPDKKVIVNADVDTKRAVWTITDEGEGFDYNHLPDPTAEENLEKPTGRGVFILKHLADQCIFNSSGNEVELHFKY, encoded by the coding sequence ATGCAAAATAACACATCACCTGACAGTGTGCAAACAGGGGAACTGTACACGCTGCAACTTCCGTCAACCTTAGATAGCATTACGGTGCTTGAAAACTTGATTGAAGAAATTGCTGATAAGTTTAAGGTAAGCGAAGACGCTTTCGCTAATATGATGACCTGCCTTAATGAGGCGGCCAACAATGCTATTGTACACGGAAACAAACTTGACCCTGATAAAAAAGTAATTGTAAACGCCGATGTTGACACTAAACGCGCCGTTTGGACCATTACTGATGAAGGTGAAGGCTTTGATTACAATCACTTGCCCGACCCAACTGCCGAAGAAAACTTAGAAAAACCTACCGGCCGCGGCGTTTTTATTTTAAAACACCTGGCAGATCAGTGTATTTTCAATTCGAGCGGTAACGAGGTTGAATTGCATTTTAAATACTAA
- the ybeY gene encoding rRNA maturation RNase YbeY — protein MPVINFFAEDTGYKLKNKLNLKRWIKETIIAEGYKLQELNYILCSDAYLLQINQEYLNHDTYTDIVTFDNSDIPGVITGDIFISVDRTQENAEKFKVSPETELHRVIIHGVLHLLGYKDKKPADKQLMTAKEDEYIALKTF, from the coding sequence ATGCCCGTTATTAATTTTTTTGCAGAAGATACCGGCTACAAACTAAAAAACAAGCTGAATCTTAAACGTTGGATTAAAGAAACCATTATAGCAGAAGGCTATAAGCTACAAGAGTTGAATTATATTTTATGCTCTGATGCTTATTTGCTTCAGATTAATCAGGAATACTTAAACCACGATACGTATACCGATATCGTGACTTTTGATAATTCGGACATACCTGGCGTAATCACCGGCGACATTTTTATTTCTGTTGACCGCACGCAGGAAAATGCTGAAAAATTTAAGGTAAGCCCCGAAACTGAGCTGCACCGTGTAATTATACACGGTGTTTTGCATTTACTGGGCTATAAAGATAAAAAGCCGGCAGACAAGCAGTTGATGACGGCTAAAGAAGATGAATATATTGCCCTAAAAACTTTCTGA
- a CDS encoding ATP-binding cassette domain-containing protein: METVKQYRLKDEHNRQRTKEVVVEISNLRKCFGDKEVLKNINLKLHRGENLIVLGRSGQGKSVTIQCIVGLLTPDEGSVKVFGQEVPELNNEELKELRTKVGFLFQSGALYDSMTVKENLEFALTRVIKIKDQNEIDQRVLEVLEGIGLPEAIDKMPCDLSGGMRKRVGLARTLIVKPEIMLYDEPTTGLDPITSREISELILKMQQTFKTSSIIITHDMDCARVTGDRVLIMHDGEYIAEGTFEELQQSNNEFVKSYFLDTI; this comes from the coding sequence ATGGAAACAGTAAAGCAGTATCGTTTAAAAGATGAACATAATAGGCAAAGGACTAAAGAAGTTGTTGTTGAAATCAGTAACCTGCGCAAGTGCTTTGGCGACAAAGAAGTTTTAAAGAACATTAACCTGAAGCTGCACCGCGGCGAAAACCTAATTGTGCTCGGGCGTTCAGGCCAAGGTAAATCAGTAACTATCCAGTGCATTGTTGGCTTGCTTACGCCTGATGAAGGCTCGGTAAAAGTTTTTGGCCAAGAAGTGCCAGAACTTAATAATGAAGAGCTCAAAGAACTGCGCACCAAAGTTGGATTTTTATTTCAGAGTGGTGCCTTATACGACTCGATGACGGTTAAAGAAAACCTAGAATTTGCACTTACCCGTGTAATAAAGATCAAAGACCAAAATGAGATTGACCAAAGGGTGCTGGAAGTGCTGGAGGGAATAGGCCTTCCGGAGGCTATAGATAAGATGCCTTGTGATTTGTCGGGCGGGATGCGTAAGCGGGTAGGCTTAGCCCGAACGTTGATTGTAAAGCCTGAAATTATGCTCTATGACGAACCTACTACTGGTTTAGATCCTATCACCTCGCGCGAAATAAGTGAACTGATATTAAAGATGCAGCAAACGTTTAAAACATCATCAATTATTATTACCCATGATATGGATTGTGCCAGGGTAACCGGCGACCGGGTGCTGATTATGCACGATGGCGAATATATAGCTGAGGGGACTTTTGAAGAGCTGCAGCAATCAAATAATGAATTTGTAAAATCTTATTTTCTGGACACGATATGA
- a CDS encoding ABC transporter permease produces the protein MAEQIMNSGWRKWVESVGDQTVFLGRFFRNTFSGGFEWSEFVRQCYEIGYRSIMLVGITSFIMGLVLILQLRPTLVDFGAESMLPHTLSVAVVREIGPVITAIICAGKIASSIGAELGSMNVTEQIDAMEVSGANPVQYLVVTRILATSLMVPLLAMTGDLISLIGGYVALNITDDITFNLYFTKCVAALDFTDYLPALIKTVFFGFAIGFVGCYKGFTSNKGTESVGVAANSAVVTASLWIFFIDMLAVQITNVLFY, from the coding sequence CGATCAAACTGTTTTTTTAGGCCGATTTTTTCGCAATACATTTTCGGGCGGCTTCGAGTGGTCGGAGTTTGTACGGCAATGTTACGAAATAGGATACCGATCTATTATGCTGGTGGGTATTACTTCGTTCATTATGGGGCTGGTGCTTATTCTACAATTACGGCCTACCTTGGTTGATTTTGGTGCCGAGAGTATGTTGCCGCATACATTGTCGGTAGCGGTTGTACGCGAGATTGGCCCAGTGATCACGGCTATCATTTGTGCAGGTAAAATAGCCTCGAGTATAGGAGCCGAATTAGGCAGCATGAACGTAACTGAGCAAATTGATGCCATGGAGGTATCAGGTGCTAACCCGGTGCAATACCTTGTAGTTACCCGTATACTGGCTACCAGTTTAATGGTACCCTTACTGGCCATGACCGGCGACTTGATCTCCTTAATCGGCGGTTATGTCGCCCTCAATATTACAGACGATATCACTTTTAACTTATACTTCACCAAGTGTGTAGCTGCGCTCGATTTTACTGATTATTTGCCTGCCTTAATCAAAACCGTGTTTTTTGGTTTTGCTATCGGTTTTGTGGGCTGTTATAAAGGATTTACATCTAACAAAGGTACGGAGAGCGTTGGTGTGGCGGCCAACTCGGCGGTAGTAACGGCATCATTATGGATTTTTTTTATTGATATGCTGGCGGTACAAATTACAAACGTGTTGTTTTATTAA
- a CDS encoding MlaD family protein, which produces MFSSTFGVYGVFKNVNGLMVGNNVRFAGINVGVVEGINIVTDSSVRVDLTINSNVRKFIKKDSKVSIGSDGLMGDKLVVISPGGATSKTQVDAGDKLASVNPLDIDKVINKLTKVADNAAALTGDLSQIVSDINHGKGSLGKLLKNDRIARDLASTVSSAKATINNANKTTVTLNEDLKAAQHNFLLRGFFKKKKKEQQRKIDSASKAQEKIKEEQEKEQKKKAKEQEKAAKQSK; this is translated from the coding sequence ATGTTCAGTTCAACTTTTGGTGTTTATGGCGTATTTAAAAATGTAAACGGATTGATGGTAGGCAATAATGTACGTTTTGCCGGTATTAACGTGGGGGTTGTAGAAGGAATTAACATCGTGACAGATAGTTCAGTAAGGGTTGATTTAACTATAAACAGTAATGTACGTAAGTTTATCAAAAAAGACTCGAAGGTAAGTATCGGGAGTGACGGTTTGATGGGAGATAAACTGGTAGTAATTAGCCCCGGCGGCGCTACCAGTAAAACACAGGTGGATGCTGGTGACAAACTTGCGTCTGTAAATCCGCTGGATATAGACAAGGTAATTAATAAATTGACCAAGGTAGCGGATAATGCAGCTGCCTTAACAGGCGATTTAAGCCAGATTGTAAGCGATATTAATCATGGTAAGGGTAGCTTAGGCAAATTGCTTAAAAATGACCGTATAGCCCGCGATTTGGCCAGTACAGTATCATCTGCCAAAGCAACTATCAACAATGCCAATAAAACAACTGTAACGCTTAACGAAGATTTGAAAGCTGCCCAGCACAATTTTTTGCTAAGAGGTTTTTTTAAGAAAAAGAAGAAAGAGCAGCAACGCAAAATAGATTCGGCAAGTAAAGCTCAGGAAAAAATTAAGGAAGAGCAGGAAAAGGAGCAGAAAAAGAAAGCTAAAGAACAGGAAAAAGCAGCTAAACAGAGTAAATAA
- a CDS encoding DUF4175 family protein yields MQSSDNYSALINKVDAFIRKYYLNNLLRGIIFLGAGLLTAYITITLLEYFGNFNTLLRTILFYSFILLNLLLLLWLVIPSLFAYLNLGKTISHDEAAQIIGQHFGDVKDKLLNTLQLKKQAEQNEYHRQLIEASINQKIVALNPISFPSAINLKHNTKYLKWVGFPLALIILIALIAPTVLTEGTKRLIYHNRHFVPKAPFKFIVQNNDLSVLQGSDLKLDIKLEGNNLPANVYLETGNNTFKLDADNISKFHYLFTNLQQNTSFRITANGYSSEAYMIRVNLKPSLLNFDVELHYPAYLHKAYEKLSNAGDLNIPAGTIVKWQVHAQHADQIQFTTGNNIKVLNTESNGNFENTEKIYKSTLYKILPMAGGNRHGDESSYRINTIADEMPSINLTEKQDSVSSKAIYFNGDIKDDHGFSALTFHYSTGRPGSTTKSISRQVKANLSSTQSTFFYYWDLKDLAAKPGDQVSYYFEVADNDAVSGPKKARSPEHTLQIPTEKEINQQLDANTQAVKQKMQSAIKLAGQVERDAQKLNQLLLNKNTLSFDEKKQVEDLLKKKAQLNNLVKEIQQENKKDQFDRQENQEQNTELQQKQKNIEELFNQVLDEKTQDMLKRLQELLEKDQKEGTRSELSKMQNDNKSLKKELDRMLELYKQLDFEQKLNQNINELNKLAEQQQKLAEQTSQPNADKQQLQKEQQQIQQNFEEIKKSVQELDKANQQLEQKNNFEKPEKEQQAIDEQMKTSQDQLQKNNRPKAAQSQQQAAKQMQQLAQKMQQNQQQGEEEENMVNAQQLRELLKVLVNSSFEQEKVMQSLKGMSANDPAYVGTAQRQKDIKNNLKTAEDTLYALSRRIPQIQSTVNKEVKGINDNIDRAIDLLGDRRTAEANRNQQYAMTSMNNLALMLSEALENMQNAMNKSGSKGSKKQQSMQQLSQMQQQLTKNMQKMRDQLQQQGNQSQSAKGQGNAANNISEQMARMARQQQQIRQQLEQLSRQQNKDGTGKLGNLDKISKEMEQTEGELVNKRITDESLKRQQQIQTRLLEAEKAEQEREQDKQRESRVGKNLPPGYIKALQSYQQQKAKQTEQVQTVPPALNLYYKQKIKRYFDQLNAK; encoded by the coding sequence ATGCAGTCATCTGATAACTACTCGGCATTAATTAATAAGGTGGATGCTTTTATACGCAAATACTACCTTAATAATCTACTGCGGGGGATTATCTTTTTAGGTGCCGGGCTGCTTACGGCATACATCACCATTACATTATTAGAGTACTTTGGCAACTTTAATACGTTGCTCCGCACAATTCTTTTTTACTCATTTATTCTGCTTAATTTATTGCTTCTGCTTTGGCTGGTCATTCCATCTTTGTTTGCCTATTTAAATTTAGGTAAAACCATTAGTCATGACGAGGCTGCACAAATTATCGGTCAGCATTTTGGCGATGTTAAAGACAAGCTTCTTAATACTTTACAACTAAAAAAGCAGGCCGAACAAAACGAATATCATCGCCAGCTGATTGAGGCCAGTATTAATCAAAAAATAGTAGCCTTAAACCCAATTAGTTTTCCTTCGGCTATAAATTTAAAGCACAATACGAAGTATCTTAAATGGGTGGGCTTTCCTTTAGCGCTTATTATTCTAATTGCACTGATCGCACCTACGGTACTGACAGAAGGAACCAAAAGGCTCATTTACCACAACCGGCATTTTGTACCTAAAGCTCCTTTTAAGTTTATTGTTCAAAACAATGATTTATCGGTATTGCAGGGTAGCGATCTTAAACTTGATATCAAACTTGAGGGTAATAACCTGCCAGCTAACGTTTATCTCGAAACTGGTAATAATACGTTTAAGCTGGATGCAGACAATATATCTAAGTTTCATTACTTGTTTACTAACCTTCAGCAAAACACAAGTTTCCGTATTACGGCTAATGGTTACAGCTCTGAAGCTTACATGATTCGGGTAAATCTAAAGCCGTCGCTGCTTAATTTTGATGTCGAGCTACACTATCCAGCTTATTTACATAAAGCTTATGAAAAATTAAGTAACGCCGGAGATTTAAATATCCCAGCCGGTACCATCGTAAAGTGGCAGGTACACGCACAACATGCTGATCAAATACAATTTACAACCGGCAACAATATAAAAGTGTTGAATACTGAAAGCAACGGTAACTTTGAAAACACCGAAAAAATATACAAAAGTACACTATATAAAATACTGCCTATGGCAGGCGGTAACAGGCATGGCGACGAAAGCAGTTACCGTATCAATACTATTGCGGATGAAATGCCAAGCATTAATTTGACAGAAAAGCAAGATTCGGTTAGTAGTAAAGCTATTTATTTTAATGGTGATATTAAAGACGATCATGGCTTTTCGGCTTTAACGTTTCATTATAGTACCGGCAGACCCGGAAGTACTACAAAAAGTATTAGTCGACAGGTTAAAGCTAACCTTAGCAGTACACAAAGCACCTTTTTTTATTATTGGGATTTAAAAGATTTAGCGGCAAAGCCCGGCGACCAGGTAAGTTATTACTTTGAAGTGGCCGATAATGATGCAGTATCCGGTCCAAAAAAAGCACGATCACCTGAACATACCTTACAGATACCTACCGAAAAGGAGATCAATCAACAGCTTGATGCCAATACACAGGCTGTAAAACAAAAAATGCAGTCGGCTATCAAATTGGCCGGACAGGTAGAACGCGATGCGCAAAAGCTCAATCAGCTATTGCTTAATAAAAATACTTTGAGTTTCGATGAGAAGAAACAAGTTGAAGACCTTTTAAAAAAGAAAGCACAACTTAACAATCTGGTTAAAGAGATACAACAAGAAAACAAAAAAGACCAGTTTGACCGGCAAGAAAACCAGGAGCAGAATACTGAGCTACAGCAAAAGCAAAAAAACATAGAAGAGCTGTTTAATCAAGTTCTTGACGAAAAAACTCAGGATATGCTAAAAAGACTACAAGAACTCCTGGAAAAAGACCAGAAAGAAGGTACCCGTTCTGAGTTATCGAAAATGCAAAATGATAATAAATCATTAAAAAAAGAACTCGACCGGATGCTGGAATTGTATAAGCAGTTAGATTTTGAGCAAAAGCTTAACCAGAATATTAATGAGCTTAATAAACTGGCCGAACAGCAACAAAAACTGGCTGAACAAACCTCACAGCCTAACGCCGACAAGCAGCAATTGCAAAAAGAACAGCAGCAAATACAGCAAAACTTCGAAGAAATAAAAAAATCAGTACAAGAATTGGATAAAGCCAACCAACAGTTGGAGCAAAAGAATAACTTTGAAAAACCGGAAAAAGAACAACAGGCTATTGACGAGCAGATGAAGACCAGCCAGGACCAATTGCAAAAAAACAACCGGCCTAAAGCAGCGCAATCGCAGCAACAGGCGGCTAAGCAAATGCAACAACTGGCACAAAAAATGCAACAAAACCAACAACAAGGCGAAGAAGAAGAGAATATGGTTAATGCTCAGCAGTTGCGCGAACTTTTAAAAGTTTTAGTAAACAGTTCGTTTGAGCAGGAAAAAGTAATGCAGTCTTTAAAAGGCATGAGTGCTAACGACCCAGCTTATGTGGGTACAGCGCAAAGGCAAAAAGACATTAAAAACAATTTAAAAACAGCCGAGGATACGCTGTATGCGCTGAGCCGACGCATACCGCAGATACAAAGCACCGTTAATAAAGAAGTAAAAGGTATTAACGATAATATAGACCGGGCTATTGATTTATTAGGCGACAGGCGTACAGCAGAAGCTAACCGCAACCAGCAATACGCCATGACATCCATGAATAACCTGGCACTGATGCTGAGCGAAGCTTTAGAAAACATGCAAAATGCCATGAATAAAAGTGGCAGCAAAGGCAGTAAAAAGCAGCAATCAATGCAGCAACTGAGCCAGATGCAGCAACAGTTAACTAAAAACATGCAAAAAATGCGCGACCAACTGCAGCAGCAAGGCAATCAGAGCCAAAGCGCTAAAGGACAGGGTAACGCAGCCAATAACATAAGTGAACAAATGGCCCGTATGGCCCGCCAGCAGCAGCAAATAAGGCAACAACTGGAACAATTGAGCCGCCAGCAAAACAAAGATGGCACCGGAAAGTTGGGTAACCTCGACAAAATTTCGAAGGAAATGGAACAAACAGAGGGTGAACTCGTAAACAAGCGCATAACGGACGAATCTTTAAAAAGGCAGCAACAAATACAGACCCGGTTATTAGAAGCCGAAAAAGCTGAGCAGGAAAGAGAGCAGGATAAACAACGGGAAAGCCGTGTAGGGAAAAACTTACCGCCAGGATATATTAAGGCTTTACAAAGCTATCAGCAACAGAAAGCCAAACAGACTGAGCAAGTACAAACCGTACCTCCGGCATTAAATCTGTACTATAAACAAAAAATAAAACGTTACTTTGACCAACTTAATGCAAAATAA
- a CDS encoding glutathione peroxidase: MKILAVILALLFTAPSTVYDFKVKNIEGKDFKLSKYKGKKLLIVNTASKCGYTKQYADLQLLADQYKDKVVVIGFPANNFAGQEPGTNSEIQEFCKKNFGVTFPLSEKVSVKGLDIAPIFQYLTTQENPDFTGEIKWNFEKFLIDENGKLIHRYRSNVKPLSTEITSQL, translated from the coding sequence ATGAAAATTTTAGCCGTTATTTTGGCCCTACTTTTTACCGCGCCAAGCACTGTGTATGACTTCAAAGTAAAAAACATTGAGGGCAAAGATTTTAAACTTTCTAAATATAAAGGGAAGAAACTTTTAATAGTGAATACTGCATCTAAATGCGGTTACACCAAGCAATATGCCGACTTACAATTACTTGCCGATCAGTATAAAGATAAAGTGGTAGTTATCGGTTTCCCGGCTAACAACTTTGCCGGCCAGGAGCCCGGAACCAACAGCGAAATACAAGAATTTTGTAAAAAGAATTTTGGCGTAACTTTCCCTTTATCTGAAAAAGTAAGTGTTAAAGGTTTAGATATAGCTCCTATTTTTCAGTATCTAACTACTCAGGAAAATCCTGATTTTACCGGTGAGATTAAATGGAATTTTGAGAAATTTTTGATTGACGAGAATGGAAAGCTGATTCATCGCTACCGTTCAAACGTTAAGCCTTTATCAACTGAGATTACCAGCCAGTTGTAA